A DNA window from Falco peregrinus isolate bFalPer1 chromosome 8, bFalPer1.pri, whole genome shotgun sequence contains the following coding sequences:
- the CLTB gene encoding clathrin light chain B isoform X2, protein MADDFGFFSSSEGAGAEEDPAAAFLAQQESEIAGIENDEGFGPTDGESAAAPAGQAAPPETAGFQNGGATVNGDVFQESNGPTDAYAAIAKADRLTQEPESIRKWREEQKKRLEELDAASKVTEQEWREKAKKDLEEWNLRQNEQMEKNRANNRASEEAFLKESKEETPGSEWEKVAQLCDFNPKSSKQSKDVSRMRSVLISLKQTPLSR, encoded by the exons ATGGCCGACGACTTCGGCTTCTTTTCCTCGTCCGAGGGGGCCGGCGCCGAGGAGGACCCGGCCGCCGCCTTCCTGGCCCAACAGGAGAGCGAGATCGCGGGCATCGAGAACGACGAGGGCTTCGGGCCGACCGACGGCGAATcggccgccgccccggccgggcaggCGGCCCCGCCGGAAACGG CTGGTTTCCAGAATGGAGGAGCCACTGTCAATGGAGATGTCTTTCAG GAGTCCAATGGTCCCACGGATGCCTATGCAGCCATAGCCAAGGCTGACCGGCTGACCCAGGAACCTGAGAGCATCCGCAAGTGGAGGGAGGAGCAGAAGAAGCGCCTGGAAGAGCTGG ATGCGGCATCGAAGGTGACTGAGCAGGAATGGCGTGAAAAGGCCAAGAAGGACCTGGAGGAGTGGAACCTGCGTCAGAATGAGCAGATGGAGAAGAACCGGGCAAACAACCG GGCCTCAGAGGAAGCATTCCTGAAGGAGTCCAAGGAGGAAACCCCAGGCTCCGAGTGGGAGAAGGTGGCCCAGCTCTGTGATTTCAACCCCAagagcagcaagcagagcaAGGATGTCTCGCGGATGCGCTCGGTGCTCATCTCCCTCAAACAGACACCCCTGTCCCGctag
- the CLTB gene encoding clathrin light chain B isoform X1: MADDFGFFSSSEGAGAEEDPAAAFLAQQESEIAGIENDEGFGPTDGESAAAPAGQAAPPETAGFQNGGATVNGDVFQESNGPTDAYAAIAKADRLTQEPESIRKWREEQKKRLEELDAASKVTEQEWREKAKKDLEEWNLRQNEQMEKNRANNRIADKAFYQQPDADVIGYVASEEAFLKESKEETPGSEWEKVAQLCDFNPKSSKQSKDVSRMRSVLISLKQTPLSR; encoded by the exons ATGGCCGACGACTTCGGCTTCTTTTCCTCGTCCGAGGGGGCCGGCGCCGAGGAGGACCCGGCCGCCGCCTTCCTGGCCCAACAGGAGAGCGAGATCGCGGGCATCGAGAACGACGAGGGCTTCGGGCCGACCGACGGCGAATcggccgccgccccggccgggcaggCGGCCCCGCCGGAAACGG CTGGTTTCCAGAATGGAGGAGCCACTGTCAATGGAGATGTCTTTCAG GAGTCCAATGGTCCCACGGATGCCTATGCAGCCATAGCCAAGGCTGACCGGCTGACCCAGGAACCTGAGAGCATCCGCAAGTGGAGGGAGGAGCAGAAGAAGCGCCTGGAAGAGCTGG ATGCGGCATCGAAGGTGACTGAGCAGGAATGGCGTGAAAAGGCCAAGAAGGACCTGGAGGAGTGGAACCTGCGTCAGAATGAGCAGATGGAGAAGAACCGGGCAAACAACCG GATCGCTGACAAAGCCTTTTACCAGCAGCCGGACGCCGATGTGATTGGCTATGT GGCCTCAGAGGAAGCATTCCTGAAGGAGTCCAAGGAGGAAACCCCAGGCTCCGAGTGGGAGAAGGTGGCCCAGCTCTGTGATTTCAACCCCAagagcagcaagcagagcaAGGATGTCTCGCGGATGCGCTCGGTGCTCATCTCCCTCAAACAGACACCCCTGTCCCGctag